The following DNA comes from Pelotomaculum isophthalicicum JI.
AAGAAATTGCTGACCGGACCGGTGTTAAGCTCTCCACTATCTATTTAATTAAACAAGACATCGAACTGCTTCACAGGAGGCTACGCCTTGCTAAAAAGAAACAAGAGTTGGCAGAAGCTCAGACTTTAGGAAAACACCAAATTTTTTTTAACCCTTTGATAAAATAATCATAATCCGGGTTATCCGCGGATAAGGCCATGATTTTATTTTCACAGTTGAAACAGATATTATGACCGGTGATAAAAAGCGACTGCTCACCCTCTTGCAGCGCTTGCCGGCAAATAATACATATTGGTGAAATGTTGACCATCTTTCCATCCCTTCTAAGTTTCCTCAGATAACGTAACGAATAAATAAAAATTATTTAATAAAATATGCATTTAATTATTCTTAGGTGACCTTTAAGCTTACATCGGATTGTTAATAAAATATTATAATTCAAAACCTGCC
Coding sequences within:
- a CDS encoding sigma factor G inhibitor Gin, whose amino-acid sequence is MVNISPICIICRQALQEGEQSLFITGHNICFNCENKIMALSADNPDYDYFIKGLKKIWCFPKV